A portion of the Stigmatella aurantiaca DW4/3-1 genome contains these proteins:
- a CDS encoding DUF4440 domain-containing protein, whose product MNVRSLLVLPLLLLTAACATRRIPGTDIEDTEDSRAILAVMERYRAALEAKDARAIQALVSESFREDAGTETLEDDLTYANLPTHLQNLFSKLDNPKVDINVRRVQLLEEENRAMAIYYWNASWRLPTLTSRSQSDSELEQMVLEKRDGQWKIISGI is encoded by the coding sequence ATGAACGTCCGATCGCTCCTTGTCCTGCCCCTGCTGCTCCTGACCGCGGCATGCGCCACCCGGCGCATCCCGGGCACCGATATCGAAGACACCGAAGATTCGCGCGCCATCCTCGCCGTGATGGAGCGCTACCGGGCCGCCCTGGAGGCCAAGGATGCCAGGGCCATCCAGGCGCTCGTCTCCGAGTCCTTCCGCGAGGATGCGGGGACGGAGACGCTCGAGGACGATCTCACGTACGCCAACCTGCCCACCCACCTGCAGAACCTCTTCTCCAAGCTGGACAACCCGAAGGTGGACATCAACGTCCGCCGGGTGCAGTTGCTCGAGGAGGAGAACCGGGCCATGGCCATCTACTACTGGAACGCGAGCTGGCGCCTGCCCACCTTGACGTCCCGCAGCCAGAGCGACTCGGAGCTGGAGCAGATGGTGCTCGAGAAGCGCGACGGCCAGTGGAAGATCATCTCCGGCATCTGA
- a CDS encoding TIGR02266 family protein, which produces MPEQKTGPEHRQHTRAPIELKVDYKKLNSFFADYTKNISKGGTFIKTKKPLPIGTRFLFKLTVPQREAPFELLGEVVWSKGDGDEPGMGIRFIYSNDAQRTEFEAVVEKLMADSLGTDLTEKLLKKPLHS; this is translated from the coding sequence ATGCCCGAACAGAAGACCGGTCCAGAGCACCGCCAGCACACGCGCGCGCCCATCGAATTGAAAGTCGATTACAAGAAGCTCAACTCCTTCTTCGCCGACTACACGAAGAACATCTCCAAGGGTGGCACGTTCATCAAGACGAAGAAGCCGTTGCCCATCGGCACGCGCTTTCTCTTCAAGCTGACGGTTCCCCAGCGCGAGGCGCCCTTCGAGCTGCTGGGCGAGGTGGTCTGGTCCAAGGGGGATGGCGATGAGCCCGGCATGGGCATCCGGTTCATCTACAGCAATGATGCCCAGCGCACCGAGTTCGAGGCGGTCGTCGAGAAGCTCATGGCGGACAGCCTGGGGACCGACCTGACCGAGAAGCTCCTCAAGAAGCCCCTGCACTCATGA
- a CDS encoding DUF192 domain-containing protein — translation MRHRPLMTGALAALLMLLACQAPEAQGKPPASRPAPTDVSAEDYVLPPLPRAWVRLKDAFGGIHRVEVEVAATPESRARGLMWRKEMASGKGMLFLFPDEEVQSFWMRNTLIPLDMLFINSKMQLVGIIERAVPRTLTPRSVGLPSQFVLEVPGGWCQSMGVVKGITVEFEGVSTLSIVP, via the coding sequence ATGAGGCACCGACCCTTGATGACCGGGGCCTTGGCCGCCCTGTTGATGTTGCTGGCTTGCCAGGCCCCCGAGGCCCAGGGCAAACCCCCCGCGAGCCGCCCGGCTCCCACCGATGTGTCCGCCGAGGACTACGTGCTTCCGCCGCTGCCGCGTGCCTGGGTCCGCCTCAAGGACGCTTTCGGAGGCATTCACCGGGTGGAGGTGGAGGTCGCGGCCACGCCAGAGTCCCGTGCGCGCGGGCTGATGTGGCGCAAGGAGATGGCTTCGGGCAAGGGCATGCTCTTTCTTTTTCCCGACGAGGAGGTGCAGAGCTTCTGGATGCGCAACACGCTCATCCCGCTGGACATGCTCTTCATCAACTCGAAGATGCAGTTGGTGGGCATCATCGAGCGGGCCGTGCCGCGCACGCTCACGCCGCGCTCGGTGGGCTTGCCGAGTCAGTTCGTGTTGGAGGTCCCCGGAGGCTGGTGCCAGTCGATGGGGGTGGTGAAGGGCATCACGGTGGAGTTCGAGGGCGTCTCCACCCTGTCGATCGTTCCTTGA
- a CDS encoding zinc-binding dehydrogenase, which yields MKTAALPETMRALCLTDYHGGPGSLRLMERPVPKPSAGQLLVRVTAAPIHPADRTFMQGRYGVRKPLPVVPGFEGSGTVVAAGSLAGRLLVGRRVGVSTAAGVDGTWAEYVVVPLAHCLPLLPRTSDEQGACLFVNPFSAWALMEMARKGKHPALVQSAAASALGRMVLKRALKERIPLVNIVRRAGQEELLRGLGAEHVVNSSEPEFEERLRLLCHELGVTLGFDAVAGAMTGQILQALPEGGTVVVYGELSGEECRLSAGELVFRRKKVEGFWLSTWLSQGLGKAQLRALVDIPWMAGKDFETPVRAGFPLESAEEALRLAASDMTEGKVFFNPKL from the coding sequence ATGAAGACCGCCGCTCTGCCTGAGACCATGCGCGCCCTGTGCCTCACGGACTACCACGGGGGGCCTGGGTCGCTGCGGCTCATGGAGCGCCCCGTGCCGAAGCCCTCGGCCGGACAGCTCCTGGTGCGTGTCACGGCCGCGCCCATCCACCCCGCGGACAGGACGTTCATGCAAGGCCGCTATGGGGTGAGAAAGCCCCTGCCGGTGGTGCCGGGGTTCGAGGGCAGCGGCACGGTGGTGGCCGCGGGGAGCCTGGCGGGGCGGCTGCTGGTGGGGCGCAGGGTGGGGGTGTCCACCGCGGCGGGAGTGGATGGAACGTGGGCGGAGTACGTGGTGGTGCCCCTGGCCCATTGCCTACCGCTGCTGCCGCGCACCAGCGATGAGCAGGGGGCCTGCCTCTTCGTCAACCCCTTCTCGGCCTGGGCACTGATGGAGATGGCGCGCAAGGGCAAGCACCCGGCGTTGGTGCAGAGTGCCGCGGCGAGTGCGCTGGGGCGTATGGTGTTGAAGCGGGCCCTCAAGGAGAGGATTCCCCTGGTGAACATCGTCCGCCGGGCCGGGCAGGAGGAGTTGCTGCGAGGGCTGGGGGCTGAGCACGTGGTGAACAGCAGCGAGCCGGAGTTCGAGGAGCGCTTGCGCCTGCTCTGCCACGAGTTGGGGGTGACGCTGGGCTTCGACGCGGTGGCGGGAGCGATGACGGGCCAGATCCTCCAGGCGCTGCCGGAGGGGGGGACGGTGGTCGTCTACGGTGAACTCTCGGGAGAAGAGTGCCGCCTCTCCGCGGGCGAGCTCGTCTTCCGGAGGAAGAAGGTGGAGGGCTTCTGGTTGTCGACTTGGCTCAGCCAGGGGCTCGGCAAGGCCCAGCTCCGGGCGCTGGTGGATATTCCGTGGATGGCAGGCAAGGACTTCGAGACGCCCGTTCGCGCGGGTTTTCCCCTCGAGTCGGCGGAAGAGGCGTTGCGCCTGGCCGCCTCCGACATGACCGAGGGCAAGGTGTTCTTCAACCCGAAGCTCTGA